Part of the Harpia harpyja isolate bHarHar1 chromosome 16, bHarHar1 primary haplotype, whole genome shotgun sequence genome, GTATCGGCCCACGGAAGAGATCGACCTGCGCAGCATTGGCTGGGGGAACATCTTCCAGCTGCCCTTCAAGCACATGCGGGACTACCGCCTGCGCCACCTCTTCCCCTTGTTCATCTACAGCGGCTTCGAGGTGCTCTTCGTCTGTACCGGCTTCTCCTTGGTAGAGCCTGGggacggggcggggaggggggtgacAGAGCGGGGACAGCCCGGCCGGGTGACGCTGAGCCTGTCCTCGCTGCAGAACTACGGCGTGTGTGCCCTGGGGCTGGAGAATCTGGCGTACCTTCTCATGGCCTATGGCTTCTCCGCCTCGGCTTGCTCCAGCCTGGCCCTCTGCATGCTGCGCCTGAGGCGGCAGATCCCGCTGCTGGCCGGAGCCCTCGTTCACGCTGCCCTCCTGGTGACTCTCTTCTGCTGGGCACCCGAGCCCCGGCACCTGGTCCAGGCACCTCTGCTCTACTCCATAGCCGTGCTCTGGGGCATGGGGAGCGCCCTCAACAAGACTGGCATTAGCAGTGAGTACCGGGAAGGTCCCCGACACAGCCTCTCTTGTCCTCTGGCACGGCCAGGTTGTCCCCAGCTCCCCAACGCATCCTCTCCTCGTGTCCCCCGGCACCGCAACCTGCTGGTGCCCAGCTCCTTGGACCCGCTGACAAGGAGCGGGACAGGCCTACTGCAGCTGGATCCTGCTAACAGTGCCCCGAGAGGGGACACCGGAACGGGAGGGGGATGCTGACAGCTGGTCTCCTCTGGCGCAGTCCTCCTGGGCGTGCTGTACGAGGACAAGGAGCGCCAAGACTTCGTCTTCACCATCTACCACTGGTGGCAAGCCCTGGCGATCTTCACCGTCTACCTGTGGTCGGGGCTGCCCATGAAGGTAAGCGTGGCCGGGTGCCACCTCTGGTGCCTGCCAGGCTCGGGGGGGGTGCAGTGCCATGCTAATCCCCCGCTTTGCCCTCCTGCAGGCCAAGCTTTCCATCATGCTGCTGACGCTGGCGGTGGCGGTGGGGGCCTACCTCTGGATGGAGCACAAGGTGGCACAGCACGTGGCATACCGCCTGCCCCGCATCCCCCGCCCGCGCCACAAGATGCACGGCTACCGTTACTTGGAGGAGGACGACTCCGACGAGACCGGCTCGGAGGGCGACGGTGGCAAGGACGACAATGATGAGCACCCAACGGAGGCCACCGGAGGGGACGAACTGCCAAAAGATGATGGGGACCAGCTGGGTTAGAGACAGCCTGTCCTGCCGCACCGCCGTGGTGGCCACCCCCCTGCTCTCTGAACCTGAAGGGAGGGTCCACGGCCCTCCCTGAAGCTGCCCAAACCCCCCGAGCGGGCCCAAACTTCCACAGGCTCCCCTCAGGCTAGGCTTACAGCCCCCCCAGGCAgacccacagcccccccaggcCAGGCCCACAGCCCCTCGGCAGGCCCACAGCCCCTCAAGCCAGacccgcagcccccccaggcagacctgcagcccccccaggccAGGCCCACAGCCCCTAGGCGGGCCTACAGCCCCTCAAGCCAgacccacagcccccccaggcCAGGCCCACAGCCCCTAGGCGGGCCTGCAGCCCCTCAAGCCAGacccgcagcccccccaggccAGGCCCACAGCCTCTAGGTGGGCCTGCAGCCCCCAGGCCAGgcccgcagccccccaggcagGCCCacagccccccgccaccccctgAGGTACCACATCCAAGCCGGCCCGGTCCCCCTTTGCACCTTTATGGCTCAATAAAAGCtctcccgcccgccgcctccgctGCCGCCGTACTCCGCCTTCGCGTCGTCGCGGCTTCGCCGCCCTCCATGAGGGGAAGCGCGCGCTAGGGGCCACCCTGGACGGGAGGGAGGGGTGAAACGACTACAACTCCCGGCGTGCACCGCGCTCCCGCGCGGTGCAcgccgggagttgtagtccccCGCCCTGCGCCAACTCATTGGCCCGCCTCCCCCGTCGGACTCCCTTACCCACAATTCCCCtcggagcagggaggggagggggcgcggTTGGCGGAGGGCGGTCACGTGCGGCGGCGCCTGCGCGCTGCCGGCTGTTGTtgtggcggcggcgcggcccgcggCTCCCCCCCGGCCGGTAGCGATGAGCGACAACGATGACATCGAGGTGGAGAGCGACGTGAGTCGGTCCCCGTTACCGggacaccccccacacccccccccgcacctcccAACGACGCTCCCCCTCCCCCGGTACCCGTCGGGGAAGGGGTAGCTgtggcggaggcgggggggggggggggggtaacgtttggtttctctcttcccttccatCACGGCCCCGTTTCCCGGtgtccccccccacacacacacctccttccttttcctcttcctcttcctcctcctccccgccggtCCGGTCCCCTCAGGAGGAGCAGCCGAGGTTTCAGTCCGCGGTACGTCCCTGCCGCCCCCCCGGTACCGGGAGCACGTGGGGGCgaggggggcagggaaggggggggggggggcacggactTGTGGGGTTGTGTCACTTGAGGGGGATGTGTGTTTTTGGGGGtgtcctgtggggctggggcttggggaggggacatctgtggggctggggctctgggggggggggcttttggggggggaactgggggggggaCCTGTGGGGCTTGGGGCTCTTGGAGGGGGGGAAATCTGGGGGGCTGGGGCTTGGGAGAGGGACGCAGGTGTGGGGCTGTGTATTTTAAGGGGGGGGGAACACCTTGGGGGGGGGCATGGAGTcagaggtttggggggggggatgataTGTGGGGCTTATGTCTCTTGGGGGAGGTgtttgggggggctgtggggctgggggatggggggtggtgggtttggggtgtaATATACGAGGCTTGGGTCTCGAGGGGCGTGTGTTGGGGGGGgatctgtggggctggggctctTCGGGGGAGGgggagcgtggggctggggctTTTGGGGGGAAAGTGGGGGTGTCTCTCTTGGGGGGGGCGTTATGTGTGGGGCTGCATCTCTTGGGGGAGGAGATGTGGGGGTCGTGTCTTTTGGGGGCATCTGGA contains:
- the UNC93B1 gene encoding protein unc-93 homolog B1, translated to MAAAFLAMLVVLVLCGSAYRPTEEIDLRSIGWGNIFQLPFKHMRDYRLRHLFPLFIYSGFEVLFVCTGFSLNYGVCALGLENLAYLLMAYGFSASACSSLALCMLRLRRQIPLLAGALVHAALLVTLFCWAPEPRHLVQAPLLYSIAVLWGMGSALNKTGISILLGVLYEDKERQDFVFTIYHWWQALAIFTVYLWSGLPMKAKLSIMLLTLAVAVGAYLWMEHKVAQHVAYRLPRIPRPRHKMHGYRYLEEDDSDETGSEGDGGKDDNDEHPTEATGGDELPKDDGDQLG